One region of Archocentrus centrarchus isolate MPI-CPG fArcCen1 chromosome 6, fArcCen1, whole genome shotgun sequence genomic DNA includes:
- the LOC115781785 gene encoding dnaJ homolog subfamily A member 2-like — MSGVADTKLYDILGVSPSASENELKKAYRKLAKEYHPDKNPEAGDKFKEISFAYEVLTNPEKKELYDRYGEQGLREGGGGGPGMEDIFSHIFGGGLFGFMGGQGRGRNGGRRRGDDMVHPLKVSLEDLYNGKTTKLQLSKNVLCSACNGQGGKAGAVQKCVACRGRGMRIMIRQLAPGMVQQMQSVCTDCNGEGEVINEKDRCRKCEGHKVCKETKLLEVHVDKGMRHGQKITFAGEADQAPGMEPGDIVLVLQEKEHEDFRRDGSDLHMVHRIGLVEALCGFLFTVTHLDGRQLLVKYPAGKVIEPGCIRVVKGEGMPQYRNPFEKGDLYIKFDVQFPENNWINPEKLNELECLLPARAETPVIAADAEEVDLTDFDRSQGSGSGARREAYNDSSDEEGGHHGPGVQCAHQ, encoded by the exons ATGTCGGGCGTTGCGGATACTAAATTATACGACATCCTCGGAGTTTCACCCTCTGCATCTGAAAATGAACTTAAAAAG GCCTACCGCAAATTGGCCAAAGAATACCATCCTGACAAGAATCCCGAAGCTGGAGATAAG TTTAAAGAGATAAGTTTCGCATATGAGGTATTGACAAACCCAGAGAAAAAAGAGCTTTATGATCGCTATGGAGAGCAAGGGCTacgggagggaggaggaggagggcctGGCATGGAAGATATCTTCTCTCACATTTTTGGTGGAGGACTGTTTGGGTTCATGGGGGGACAAGGAAGAGGACGCAATGgaggcaggaggagaggagatgaTATGGTACACCCTCTGAA GGTTTCTCTTGAAGACTTGTACAATGGAAAAACCACAAAACTGCAACTCAGTAAGAATGTGCTGTGTAGTGCCTGTAATGG TCAGGGTGGTAAGGCAGGAGCAGTGCAGAAATGCGTGGCATGCAGAGGACGAGGCATGAGAATCATGATTAGACAGCTGGCTCCAGGAATGGTTCAGCAGATGCAGTCAGTGTGCACAGACTGCAATGGGGAGG GTGAAGTAATAAATGAGAAGGATCGCTGCAGAAAGTGCGAGGGCCATAAAGTGTGTAAGGAGACTAAGCTTCTGGAAGTTCATGTGGACAAGGGAATGAGACATGGACAGAAGATCACATTTGCTGGAGAAGCTGACCAAGCCCCAGGCATGGAACCAGGAGATATAGTTCTGGTGCTGCAAGAGAAGGAACACGAG GATTTCCGTCGTGATGGCAGTGATCTTCACATGGTCCATCGTATCGGCTTGGTTGAGGCTCTCTGCGGCTTCCTGTTTACAGTCACACACCTGGATGGACGTCAGTTGCTTGTTAAATATCCAGCTGGAAAGGTCATTGAGCCAG GCTGCATTCGAGTGGTGAAAGGAGAGGGAATGCCACAGTACAGAAATCCATTTGAGAAGGGAGATCTTTACATCAAGTTTGATGTCCAGTTCCCTGAAAACAACTGGATTAACCCTGAAAAACTGAAT GAACTTGAGTGCTTGCTGCCTGCTCGTGCCGAGACTCCCGTCATTGCAGCAGATGCAGAGGAAGTTGACCTAACAGATTTTGACAGGAGTCAAGGTTCAGGAAGTGGAGCCAGAAGAGAGGCCTACAATGACAGTTCTGATGAGGAAGGGGGCCATCATGGCCCAGGAGTGCAGTGCGCACATCAATAG